The sequence TTATATCAGCCGGTTCCCAAGGCTCAATTTAGTAATGGGACTTTTGAGAGCTTGGAGGAGGGATTCGAATTCGACAGGGACTTCAGCCTTGCCATCACCGACTTGAAGTTGGCAGATGAGGGCCATTACGTTTGTCGCGTGCTTCTGAAGAATTTCGGGAATGTCGAAAATTCTGTCCATTTGACGGTTAACTGTAAGTGATATTTTGTATCATGATGTGGAAGTcggggttgggtttttttttcggtcTGCATTAACTTGtgaaagaatttgataaaatcAAAGCAACTGTCAGTGGAAGAGACAAATAAAGGAGTAAATAGCTATGATGGACAGGTTATTTGTCCTCAAATCATTTAACATATTGTCAGCCACTTTAATACGAAAAGGGGgttgttttttatatctttttttctcattttagtTAACCTACTCATTTATTTGTTCTTGGTCTTTTTAAACAAAAGGAACAGTGATAAAAGCAAGCTTTCTCTAGTTTTCATTAATTGTAATTGTATCAGTGTAACCGTGTTACTTTTATAATAAACCAAGTTGAAGTGAATTTATAGGCCAGAAATTATACTGCTCAATCATGTGTCAATGGTAAAGTGGGAAGCTAGTTCGCTGTTCATGGCAGGTGATGAATTTCAACAAATCAACCCGATGAAATCAACAATACCAGTGATTCAAATCCTTCTCACTCTCCCCATTCTGAACGATAACTTCTAAATGTTCAGTATAACATCAAGGTATATGACCAAtaaaataattatcataatctatcctcttctttttctttttctttcttcctttttgttttgcatattAAGAAGCAATATATTAACATTTTTGATTGCAATAGGTTGAATTCCGTGATATTACCCTGTTGCAAGCTGCACATCAGCGTGTAATTATTCGTCACTATGGCATTGCTTGGGCAGAAGTCTTCATGATTTGTACGTGTATACAATACTATAAAGAGAAGAGCTGCAGAATGTATATGCCTCTTGGGTGGGAGTggggaaaaggaaaagaaggcaATATCTTACCATACTTTGGCGGGTTGCTGTGATATCAATTGATATTCATCATGTGATTACACTATTCCCACCTCTCGTTCACTATAACGCCTTTCTCCAATGTTCCTGGTGTGGCATGGTTTGGTCAATTCCTCAACTTGATCCTTTTGATTTGAAGTTATCTTTTTGACCTTCTGTACCAATATTTCGAaatcaaaagcaaaagaaaatgataaaaaaatgacTGGCATTACCATAGCAACTGTAACATTAAACAATATCTTATCTGAAAGTAAAACATAATTTGTTCTCGAGGAGTTTTAATTTTACTatttacacaaaacaaaacggtGGTGTTCGTTCTTTCAAAGGTTGATGTTATTATTCCGAAATACCTTATACCTCTTGATGATGAAATTCATTAACagcgttagtccgaaaatgggggaaaatacatacacacacaaaagaagcaGAAAAGTGTGACTAACCCACATTCGAAATATCAGGAATCTTTGATTTAGTCAATCAAAAACTGCCTTAAATATTTACTTTCTAGAATACACATAATAAAATATATTATGAATAacatctatatgtatatatgcatatatatatattacttatatatatatgtatgtgtgtgtatatatatatatatatatatatatatatatatatatatatatatatatatttatttatactTTTAGTATACAGTGTGTGCCAGATCTTGTGCTTTTCTTGTTTCCTTAGCGCTGGCATCAAGACATATAATCGAGGAATGCGTCAATAGGAGTCAGTCCAGTCAATACCGATGCACGTACCAAGCCCCATCCAACGCTACTTCAATTACACTTACGTGTGTCGTGAGTGGATTCAAGCCTGACATTTCTATGATATGGACCGATGAATCTGGGGAGAGACTACAGTCCATGTCTTCGCTACGGACAACACTTTCTGACTACACATACGAGAGGTtcgagaaaatcaatattttagTCAATCACGGGACAGAGCAAACCTTCGTGTGCATAGCTGTCGGTGACTCAGTAAATGGAACGTCGACCGCAGAAATCACTCTTCTGCCTATATCAGGTTTGTGAAATTGTCAATTAATTATTTGTGGTTTTGAATAATAACGAGGAGTAGCATAGCTTCTGTCGTCACTACCAGAAATTCTGCACAACAAAAAAGTATAAACAATACTTCAACAAATGTTTTACATATGATTTGTCACTGGGAAGTCGAATCTGAGTTTGCTGTTTTGAGTAATATAATTGCTTGACCAAACAATCTTATAAGAGTATATTTTGCTATTACAAACACACGTTTAAAAAAAGCGTTAATGAACTTCGTTGAGTAAAGGCAATAACCGGGGGGCCGaaagctaaaaacagaggtcgagttgtactccctctacaaactaagtagaccatgcttattttctagttttaattgtaacaaacaacattccaatggtctacctcaaaaaaaaaaaattgttgcgaaagcctccaattccaagatggcgtccaagatggccgccttatatactgaatttgttatttgaaagatagaatttgatagacacatcagatttcaacaaatttgatgtcatttgaaagatatttaaaatttctacaagttgataccatgtTTGTGGtttgcgccaagactactacacgcaccactggcactggcgcttgtagcagtgccagtggtgcgttcagtagtcttggcaaacgcagactttttctttgacaaacaagggtttgtgcctgcaaactagctTTCAGTGGTAGCTCAAGTGACGCTtatcgctattatttcaaagtagattgttttgaagcagatgagatgaagcaaaaaatatttttcaaatagaggtagtagcttgaaacttggcaccaaTCTTATTATAGATAGTTTAAGACAGAATTTAGATCAACcactcaaaaaataaaatctagatgacagccatcaaagttgacaCAGTGTATTGCGCCAGATTAAATGtatcatttcgattttgatacaattttgtctgttgtgctatctatttatatatttttgtatattttgaacattgtaaTGCTGTTTTAAACcgtcttaggtttttatggagaaatttttaaaaccagtgatattctactctccgaaaaagaaaaagttttcactttggaaggagtgaataacagaaaacaatgaatttagagtgaatttggagtgaagtattttagagtgaccttaggGATCACTCGTCACTCTTCGAGTGATTCCTgtggtcactctaaaatgaatgaaaatgaacattttcactctcgagtGATCCTGATATCTAATACGGGAAAGCATCTACCAATGGCACAAGTTCAGATCAATTATTGTGACACTATAATCCATttgaaatcagcctaaaaacgatgtaaaaaaaaaaatctaataacagtaaatacagtttcagcatgcttgtttttaaatatgaatatacatcaCGAATAATCAATTTGGACAGTTTTATTCGAACAATATTCTAAAAAGTAATTTCGCAAAACACATTCAAGAGCAAATTTGAGAAATTGCAGCCACGTCGgatacttgggggggggggagagtttttttttttctcggatcAGAAGGGCTTCCAAGGACATCTACGACAGACATTATTACACACATACCATCATCATTCAAgtttctacaacagcagagtaacatacaaataaaaaaagcatatctttgatacagaagcatatatttttatatcaaagatcgggccttacccaaacactggaatgagctccaccccccccccccaaaaaaaaagaccctcaatatggtttacactaTAGTACAATATCGTTCTGATGTATAGAAACATATAATTGACAGGAatataaaaagattaaaaaaacagatcaaattataagttgagatttaactttgacgcaacacactaaaggtattgtttaccattgggagagatatcacattcgatttatatgtgcaggttagttgtattacaaaacattctaccatgtaaaaaaaatataataaagcctaaaacatacaGAGATATtaccatttcttttcaagaaaccataaccatgataaGTGTTGACAgctttgtataaaaaaaaaaaaaaattcttatcagatctatttagtaTATCTAACAACATTTAGCAtcaattatactgatttaagtttgtacattagttgttctatccctaactcacagtttagaactagtttgaggaaTTAACTAAAGCTGGTTTTTTGTTTCACGTGCACTAATGGAAATAATATCTTTAACGACAACCTGGATCAATtaccgccatcttgaattttgtgtgaaTACTATCTTTGTCACTAAATATgacacattggcaaaatttgtgccaaattccaagctccttcttctttttggaaaatactttctgTCCCATCTTATCTGCCTCAGTACAATCTAAATTTGCtatgaaatgctacagtaatagcgaccagcgtcacctaccacttggcatgaaatGCGAGTAACTAGACCATTCCAGTACtgcaaaatgaatagataatgcataaatataatTTTGTCAAGTTTGAgatgttaacttgtcaacagtgtatgatattgcctgTAATTACATGATGAATATGAATTGTGTCTCAATCTCAATCGCAGGTTTCAAAGTAATCcttcagttcttctttgataaatactaaatcacgcatttttacatttcttccttttttcaaaacaataattatataaaaatatggattccccccccaaaaaaaagagagaaacaaacaaccccctcacaaatatatcacaatatacagctaaagtggtatcaacagtTAGTACGTTTTATTCTCCAttatatgacatcaaatttgttgcaatctaatgtctctatcaaattttatatttgaaatgttaaattcaataaaaatggcgaccctattggaccgcatctgtactttggaggttttCGCAACAAATCTACAGAGTGTACTTACGGAACATTGCTTAGTGTATTTAATATTGTGTATGGTCTTGCGTAtagagagtggaactcgaaaagtaagcacaATCTTGCCAGtggatttgaccctctgtgTAGTCTTTGGGAACAGATGCCTGTTAATACATGATATCATGTAAAATGAGATTttaagtttgagacattataacttctgaaccaaatacaatactgacctctaattttctccaaatattaatcatatgggaaagatgttaatttctacatggttttcatagacatttttattattttttttttactttttagagaaatattcatggtgcattctgaaaaatgtctccataaaaaccttGGACGGTTTGAAATAGCAATGCAatgttcagaatatataaaaCCATAATTATAACTAGacagcaaaacagaaaaaaattgtattaaaatcgaaataatacatttactttggcgcaatacactatgtcagctttgatggcctgcaatcttgaattttttgagtgattgatctaaattttgtttaaaCTTTCCTTAGCAAGGTTGTTTtaagcttctacctctatttgaaaaatattttttgcttcatatcatctgcttcagaacaatctactttgaaataatagcgatcagcgtcacctgagctaccacttggtatgaaaagctagtttgcaggcacaaacccttgtttgtcaaagaaaaagtctacacgcaccactggcactgatgcaagcgccagtgccagtggtgcctgaagtagtcttggcgcgcgcctttttttttttttttgttacgaccaacatggtcttgtcacaactaaagtggccatttttacaaagtgagttttcaagtttgagacattataacttcTGATCCGAAAATgttactgacccctaattttcaccaaatattaagtacatgtcaaacaaaattctggAAACGTTTCaaaataatccttcagtctttctgtgatttatgctgaataaagcattttcatgattttccttttttcagaaaaatatcaaaaaaatgagtgttttttccttaaaatctcaatctagttatcacaataacccacaaatatggtatcaacttgtagaaatttgaattttctttcatatgaaatcaaatttgttgaaatctgatgtttctatcaaattctatctttcaaataacaaattcagtaaatatggcggccatcttggacgccatcttggatttggaggctttcgcaacaattttttttgaggtagaccagtggaatgttgtttgttagaATAagaacttgaaaataagcatggtctacttagtttgtagagagagtggaactcacTCGAAAAGTAAGCGGGTTTtgggggtttggccctccggttacAAGGGCCAGTACCAATGtacttttgtgaaaaaaagaaaaaaaaaaacgcttttACCCGTTTAGTCAACTATGTTTTCGACGCTGCAAAATGTGTTGATGCTGTTAATTATCGAGAAACTGTTTTTCGCTTCTTGCTCATGTAATTATTGAAAAACGCGATTTTGCTGTGTCTTTAACAAATTTAAGGAAAGCGTGAGAATGTCGGTCTCATCGTTGGACTAGTCATTGGTATACCAGCTGGCGTATCCATCCTGTTTCTCCTTTTTCGAAAGTTTCGGCAAGCATCCGATCAGGAGTACCTACAGCAAAGAGGTGTccttttatgttttatgttatttcatttgattgcttgttttcttcataaaatcacTAAATTGGGATGTACCAAGATAGGTGTAGCCCTTTGTGCCCTTCAAATAGTTGTAATGATATGattagaattgtttttaatcaaACATTTCTGCACTGTCTGCATAATATTATAGTAACAGAATcagcaaaaagaaataaaaaaaaaacgattagtccatatttgccaaatggagatatttacgattaaaggtcaagaaaaataaagagaataataagaaagtttttgcttcttttgaccataacttcaaaaatgtacctttagtgaccaatatatcatttaaaaggtattattttgtactttatgacagagaccgtacttcaaaatcttcaaaaatggacttaaatcggtttttgcgaacaaactctccAAATACAGGATCTCTCGTTTTACAGTCATAAGATTTTTAAAGTCGCTTTTCATGTTGTCCAGTTTCGGAGGAATCATCACCTGCCCAACAGACAACCATAGATTTTGAAGATGGGAGCAGAAAGTGGTACTCCGTACAATGGTCGGACTTCAAATTTTGTTGCAGACGACTCAAAGACGTGTCCACGCAACACGTGAGTATTCGTGGTTATGTGTAGAGCGACAACACTCTTCATGTAGACAAAAAAAAGATCATTATTATAGGTAAATATTTGTATCACTATGAGCGTTGTGTTACACCCTTCGATGACACTGAATGCTGAATCTTGTGCTCAATGGCAGAATGAATacatttgtgttgtttttgtgaatgGTTCCTTGACAGGCAGTGCATGAAAGCATGCAGCTTGTAACGATCTTACCGAATAGGCTGGCAATGTATACCACACAGTCTCTGTCAATCTGTTGGCATATCGTCGGCAAGACACAGTGCATCAAACTGCTATGTCACTCGCATATTGTATATTGTGATTACAGATATTGCAAACCGTTTATCAAAGGGAATTTTAAATGATGTAATTCCATGTTTTATATGAAAGTTGAGTGAGGGAAGGAATTTcgtttcttcttatttttttcattgagactGAAGAAGTTGAGTCACTCTTAAAAGTCTTTATATTCCTGCACTGGCTGACTTTTATCACAATAGCctgaaaacgaaacaaacaaaacaaacaaacaaaaatattgacgcAAGATATGAGTACTCTGGAAATATACTTACCTATTTGAATATCGGAATGCCTATaccttgtttttacatttggcTTTTACATTCCCATTTATGTGCATCGCACTGAATCTTCACTGAAATAACTAGGAATGAGGGTGGAATAGATGAGGCAGTTGGAAGTGTTGTGAATTTTCTTGGTTTCCTTGATCATTTATACTGGCATCTTAAtgtgatattttttgttgtcattattgttgttgtaatcAATACGATATCATTACATACATTATTGCAATATCGTTACAGCATTACTGTTATAATTATAAGAGTTACCGCGGCAATGTCCGGGTAACGTcctggtttttgtttgtttgtttgtttgtttgtttgtttgtttgtttgtttttttaccttgACTTATAAAACGGTCCCCGAGTAGAATTTGACAAAAATTACCGACAAAAACACCCcctacaaaaaacaaaaacaaaaacaaaacaaaacgtaagACATTGCTCGATATCTAATTCCCTGGCAAGCATCCTATCAGAAGGCAAATGCGGTAACATTCCTTTGATACACTCAACACGCATGCGCATCATTGCAGAGAGAGAATGATTGACGCTCCGATCATGTGCATGGATTGTAAtttctgggccccatttcattaaaaaaaaaagaaaaaaatgttaggaTGACAACATTGGAcactggaatggcaacttccagtAGCAACACCCAATCAGGAAGCTgaaatggcaattgtcatggtaacgattTTCATTGCCATTTCAGCAAGAGTtactatcatatcaactttttatgaaatggggccctgatttCAAGTATATTATAGTTGAGATCATTGGTTGTAACCATGTTTTGTTTGCGCAGAATCTAGAAAAATAGGCCGCTCTGGCCGATGGGCGGGGTAGTCGCATCGGTGGACGCACTCCCATCGTGGAAACATACCTGTGTGAATGTGTCTTTTAAAATTGTACCCTCGCTGTCTCCTGCGCTTTTTTGTCCGAGGGGAGGAATTGTTCTCCGGACGTTGTCGTGACTTTGTCGCGGTAAGGTCTGTTCAAATGGGGCTCAGTTCAGTGTTTTACCCCATGTtcgagttttttgttttgttttgttttttttttttgggggggggggtgtcttttATGTACCCACCGTggtgtatacactgtataatacgACAGACGAAGAATAACCAAGCAATAATGACCTTACAGGTTGAGGGTTGTAGCAGATACCAACTTTCTTCGTCAACCGAAgacataatcttttaaaactgCTTTTATTACATTACATGGTTAGAAGAGCTCCGAACCCATATGAGCCGTGTGAGTTTGTGAAGGGCGTTTCACCGCCAGAGCTGGGGGAAATTTTGGTAAATTTCAACttaaaatattaattttcacaataattttgaaaacaaatcGTTCATGGATAACTacgtatatgtgtatgtgtatgttacGTGCTTTCCGAGCGGACCTCAAGTCGCCTCTTCCTCTTCCGTTGTTATCACGGACATGGAGAAAGCACATCAGCAGCAGCTCATTTCATTCACCTGACGGTTTGTTAGATTTAGCTTGATAATGATTCAAGTTACCATTAAAAAAACCCACTCAATTAATGGTACTTTTTCTTTAAAGCGAAGTCAGAATACCAAATTTGTATTGACACTTATTGACATTATCATGCGGTCTATCGTATCATTCTCAAACCCTCCCCATCCCTCACCTTTCAccgcttcaaaaaaaaaaaaaaaaaaaaaaaaaaaaagcaatcaggAAAATGAGATAAACTGTAGACTTTAATTCTTTCTGTTCCAATGAGTCACAAGGGCACACATTTCACAGACAAACCAGTCGacaggaaaataaaaagtgGCATGCAAACGGTTAATATCATGGTTTGCAATATCTGCCTATCATTAATATTGGGGGATTTCAAGTTCCGTGCTACATAGCACTGGGTCTGTAGTGTTATCTCCTAAACAGCCGCCttaaatcgagctccaacaTCTGCGGTCAGATTAAACACAAGCTACAACACTATTGGACAGCATACCTGAAAACACTGTTCATCGAAACTGAACTCATCTTTTTCCCTTTCAGCCCCGAATACCTTTCTGCGTGTACGCCCTCTATCGGTTCACACTCGCCGCCTATTTCTTCGGGTTTTTGATCACGTATATCATATTGGCAAGGGAGGCAGTTGGCCCGAAGATCTTCATTTTCCCCGGTTTTTGGACACATATTACGACAACATGTTATGTTTGCTTTGCCTGTTTTAATGTTGCGATGGACCTCAAGAACAGCATGACGAAGGCAGCACATGAAGGTACGGGGGTAAATTTTCTACATGACGAAATAGAAGCTTGTTAAATCTTGAATTGATGTTGTTACCCTACGACAACAAGATATATatgacccgctgcaacaaaatGATCCGAAAGTCAGGGGAGGAAAATGTTCTATAGATGACATAACATCATTTCCTTACTAGTCTTCATATAGCATGATTCAcaaaaagtactcggttgcggagatatcgatgattttattagtgcATGTCGAGTGGTgtaagaaatcagcgtttcgagaaaactgctttcaaagttttccttccggcGTTATCATTATCAAGGGGAAGCAAGGCAATAGAATACAATAGAATGCAGCATCCTAGCTaactccgcgatgttcattcaagcttagcgccagcagtttacgcacgaccaatcagtaaccagcgTGCTACGCACTGATCAATGAGATCACTCGCTCGTTGCTatgggcggagtctagctgcagcGCTAAATCGGACACATTTCTGTTcagttgaaagtcggaaaatcatggcccagaaaaatgccattttcttgtctttcccttgttcatttagctttgaaatttcggaagatgatagaagatacattagactacaaaattacgTAAATAAAAACACCGAAATCTGAAAGTTTTGACGgaattttgatgatctgacttcaaactcgattttctcggctcacccgtcagtgACTTTAGGTACCTTtggttgtagcgggtcacatatatcatCGACGATTTCTGGCATTGTGAACTTGATTTAAGGAAATGTGTTACACTGTACTGCATTTATTTCCTGAGCTTTGTAATCACGCTCGAAgtgatacacatacacacacaacactcaaatacatatatgtgaccatgcatcacaaaacgaacaaaaagtcgcaccccatGATTTCACGTTtgggactcaaaaaaggtgaaacgggtcaaataaattgcttttttatttttctttaaggAACGACCCTTCTCCTATATTATTACtgaatttgggatcataaaatgaatggaaagtTACATTTTTAGCAGTTTCTCTATAACTCTTTTTGTAGAGTGGTGAGATCATGtgtgtcttagaggcccctatTCATTTTTGATAACCcttttgcacactcttcactttcaagtctgataactttttgAAGGGAtaaggctactgctttgaaagtgtTCATTAATCATGGTCTGTATGTGTTAATAGTGCCTGCTCAATTTCAAAttgatctgataatcccttcattgcaaTGCccccggtggtttacatcctgtttttatTTCCCATTCATCGCATGGCTAGCACGTTGTGGTAAAGAtcaagcgcttgaatagacaggtaGACCCTATgattcagagcctcttttctcgattcacacttttccagagtgtgtgcctttttttcaatatataaataggttaggagagtacAGTTCAATTCAGCTAAACATCATTTTAAGGCTTAgagtctactctttcagaatctgcccttaactgatATTCCCTGTCTGGCGACCTTCTGTTtgctttgtgatgcagggtcacatatatgaggttaacacagaaaaaaaatcatcatgacTTTCAACCGTGCTTGCAATGGTCTGTTATATTACTTCTCTCAATGGAAAAGGAAACACTGAGTAGGTCCCTGTGGTGAATTTGGTCACATACGGATTGTCGTCATTTTGGTAACATTTTGtgaacattttgattttgtttttgtttttctcgatAATATCAGAAACACCAAGCAAGTCATATCCTTCATCCTGCTAAAGCAGCGAGAAACTGCTTCTTTCATAGATAGGTTACATATATGtaaccgtgcacctcaaaacgaacataaagtcgcacacactgattttgcgtgaggactgaaaataagtgaaatgggtcaacttgactttttcatattttctgaaagagcgggtcttcgtttacattatgctaaaatttggtatcataaaacgggcaggaaagtgtgtttttttagcagtttatcttgaacatttttggtagaatagtgtggttaggtgtgtctttagaatccctttttcatttctgaaaaacattgtccacactcttcactttcaactctaataacttttgaaaggataatgctactgctttgaaagttggcattaattatggacggaatgtgttaatgaggcattcttaatttcagtttaatttgataatcccttcattgttgttattctggtggtttgcttcctgttttttgtcccattcatcgcacagacAGTACGGTTTGGTTAGattaagattaagcgcttgaatagacactgtacttcagagcctcttttctcagttcacacttttcctgagtttgtgctttctttccaatgtttagataggttaggagagtacatttgatttgaattatatatcattttaaagcttaaggtcTGCTCTCTCAGAATAattatggtcttaactaaaaagtCATATCTGgccactttttgtttgttttgaggtgcagagtcacataaaTATGAGACCAAACTCgtcattttgatgaatttcaaTTGATAGTATCTACCAGAATCAAGCAGAAACGTGGATATATCAGAAGAGAAACATAACAACATGTTGATAGATTAATTTGGTAGTAGGAGAGAACCTCGCAAACCATGAATTTTCTTTCTCagaatcaattcaaattttagGGAAGATCATTCTACAGACTCTGTCATTATTCAATTttgtgacaaaacaaaaatagttgAAGCTTTTATTAACAAGGGACATGATATAGGAGTTTTCATGAACCTGATTTAGACATTTGATACTATTAACTACAATATTCATACTAAAAGATTAAGATATCATGGCGTCCGAAGATTACCTGTGTTATGTTCACTGATTTTTAATCTAACAGTATATAATGAGCAACATGTTGATTTTGACTCATGTTCCTGCAAGACATTATAAATAAATTGTGTAGTACCACAAGGGTCTATCTCGAGCCCCTTTTATATCTTATCTATGTGAATGATTCAACCAATGCTTCACCAATTTTAACTATATCATTTGTTTGCAGATGATAATAACATATCTTATTTAC comes from Diadema setosum unplaced genomic scaffold, eeDiaSeto1 scaffold_24, whole genome shotgun sequence and encodes:
- the LOC140245716 gene encoding uncharacterized protein encodes the protein MIWTDESGERLQSMSSLRTTLSDYTYERFEKINILVNHGTEQTFVCIAVGDSVNGTSTAEITLLPISGKRENVGLIVGLVIGIPAGVSILFLLFRKFRQASDQEYLQQRVSEESSPAQQTTIDFEDGSRKWYSVQWSDFKFCCRRLKDVSTQHPRIPFCVYALYRFTLAAYFFGFLITYIILAREAVGPKIFIFPGFWTHITTTCYVCFACFNVAMDLKNSMTKAAHEDKLRYQIQWFLFNFTAAPSILTTLADWQHLNFVVFIISDKVPLLLYISLQPLPAVVCLIEIFLTLIVVRFVHAVYPFLFVITYELFLVTYWATGGTDQNGYRITAYYLNFEEYPGIAAGILVGCVLTTLVFHAILKGLYAIRVRCMDRRTEAVPLTDEVPAVELE